A window of Adhaeribacter arboris genomic DNA:
CATTTCCTTTTTATTAGGCTGGCGGCAAACTATTGTCCGGAAAGCCTTTTGGATTTTATCATTGGCCGGGCTGTTTTCCTGCAACAGTTTGGCGGCTAATACTCGCGAGGCTTCCAGTACGGTTGGGTCGTTCATCATAATTAAGGCCTGCAAAGGGGTATTAGTATTTAGTCTTTTGACTTCGCACTGGTCGCGGTTGCTGGCATCGAAAATACTCATGCTAGGCGGAGGAACAGTTCTTTTTATTAAAGTATACATACCCCGCCGGTAGAGGCTGGTGCCATGGTCTTGCTTATATACCGATAGCAAACCACGGCCAGAGGTGGCACCTTCCCATAAACCCGGCGGTTGATAAGGCTTTACGCTGGGTCCGCCAATGGTTTTATTTAACAAGCCACTGCTTGCCAAAACTAAATCCCGGACAAACTCAGCCGGAATCCGGTACCGGGGAGCGCGGGCGAGTAAAATATTATTGGGGTCAGTTTTTAATTTTTCGGGAGTTATTACCGCCGACTGCCGGTAGGTAGCGGAAGTAACCAGTTGCTTTACGAGTCGTTTGGTATCCCAACTGTGTTCCCGGAAATCTACCGCCAGCCAATCAAGCAAGGCCGGGTGGGAGGGAAGTTCGCCCTGCATACCAAAATCGCCGGAAGTTTTAACAATGCCTTTCCCGAAAAACTCCTGCCATACCCGGTTTACATAGACCCGGGCCGTAAGGGGGTTGCGTTCATCAAATAACCATTGCGCCAAACCTAAGCGGTTCTTAGGATATTTTTTATTGAAGGGCAAAATGGCTTTGGGCGTACCCGGTTGTACTTCCTTGCCCGGTGCATCGTAAGCGCCCCGGTTCAGGATATGGGTTTTCCGTAAGGTATCTAAATCGCCCATTACGGATACAATAAGCCGGCTGGTATCTTGTTTATTGATAAAAGTGAGAATATTCTTTACTTCTTCGTTACTGATAGTTATCAGCGGTTTCTTCGCGTAGGTTTCCGGGCCACCAATTACCGATTCTATTCCCACTTCTTTTACGTTATTAAAAAAGGAGTAGAGCTGATAATATTCTTTCTGCGAAAAAGGATCGTATTTATGATCGTGGCAACGGGCGCATTCGGTAGTAACGCCTAATAAAGCTTTGCCAAAGGTATCGCTGCGGTCGGTTACGTACATTACCCGGTATTCTTCGTCCACCACGCCGCCTTCTTCGGTAATTT
This region includes:
- a CDS encoding PSD1 and planctomycete cytochrome C domain-containing protein; this encodes MTQKQILWMAFITAAGFLQACTSGSDSNSSAGSLPDQVSYNFDIRPILSDNCYACHGPDANKREAGLRLDIAEEAYKALEENPTAHALVPGKPELSVVYQRISSPDTAMVMPPAGSNLKLTTREIQLIQKWIKQGAKYEPHWAFVAPKKPALPLIKQKDWARNQIDYFILEKQEQKGLSPNPEADKERLLKRVSLDLIGLPPSLQLMDRFLADTSANAYEKIVDELLRNPAYGEKMAVHWLDVARYADSHGFQDDGYRTQWPWRDWVIHALNRNMSYKDFITWQLAGDLMPNATKEQLLATGFNRNHKITEEGGVVDEEYRVMYVTDRSDTFGKALLGVTTECARCHDHKYDPFSQKEYYQLYSFFNNVKEVGIESVIGGPETYAKKPLITISNEEVKNILTFINKQDTSRLIVSVMGDLDTLRKTHILNRGAYDAPGKEVQPGTPKAILPFNKKYPKNRLGLAQWLFDERNPLTARVYVNRVWQEFFGKGIVKTSGDFGMQGELPSHPALLDWLAVDFREHSWDTKRLVKQLVTSATYRQSAVITPEKLKTDPNNILLARAPRYRIPAEFVRDLVLASSGLLNKTIGGPSVKPYQPPGLWEGATSGRGLLSVYKQDHGTSLYRRGMYTLIKRTVPPPSMSIFDASNRDQCEVKRLNTNTPLQALIMMNDPTVLEASRVLAAKLLQENSPANDKIQKAFRTIVCRQPNKKEMQLLSNYYQDELKTLNKPIAEKRLSVGEYPLPAKTDKIKLAALMQVVTTIYNLEETLSKT